Within Chelatococcus sp. HY11, the genomic segment CTCCGCTATGAGGTCGAGCACCACGGCGGGGTTCTGTTCATCCTGACCAATGCCGATGGCGCCGAGGATTTCAAGATCGTCACAGCCCCGCTGGCAACCCCTGAACGGGCGCAGTGGCGGGACGCGGTACCCCATCGCCCCGGGATCTACGTGCTGGCCCAACTTGTCCTCCAGCGCCACCTCGTCCGGCTCGAGCGCGAGAACGCGCTGCCGCGCATTGTCATCCGCACGCTGGCGACAGGTGAGGAGCATGCCATCAGCATTCCGGAGGAAGCTTATCGGCTCTCGCTAGGCGAGGTCCTGGAATTTGATACCGACCAGTTGCGCTTCGTCTATTCCTCCATGACGACGCCCAATGAGACCTATGACTATGACATGGCGAGCCATGAACGCGTGCTGCGCAAGCGCCAGATCATCCCGTCAGGACATGATCCGGCCGCCTATGTCACGCGCCGTCTGCTGGCACCCGCGCCCGACGGTGAACTCGTGCCGGTATCCATTCTCCACCGGCGCGACCTCAAGCTCGACGGCAACGCCCCGTGCCTGCTCTATGGCTATGGTGCCTACGGCCACGCGCTGTCCGCCGGCTTCAGCGCCAACAATCTCTCCCTGGTCGATCGCGGCTTCGTCTATGCCATCGCCCATGTGCGTGGCGGCAGCGAGAAGGGGTGGCACTGGTATCTCGAGGGCAAGCGCGACAAAAAGCCGAACACGTTCTCGGATTTCATCGTGGTGGCTCGCCACCTGATCACGACCGGCTATACGGCTTCCGGGCGGATCGCCGCCCATGGCGGCAGCGCGGGCGGAATGCTGATGGGCGCGATCGCTAATGACGCGCCGGACCTCTTCGCCGCGATCCTCGCGGAAGTGCCCTTCGTCGATGTGCTGAACACCATGCTCGACGGCGATCTGCCGCTGACACCGCCGGAATGGCCGGAATGGGGCAATCCCATAACAGACCAGGCCGCGTTCACGCGTATCCAGGCCTATTCGCCTTATGATCAGGTCAAGGCGCAGCGGTATCCCGCGATCCTGGCGCTCGGGGGCTTGTCGGATCCGCGCGTGACCTATTGGGAGCCGGCGAAATGGATCGCCAAGGTCCGCGCGAAAGCCACGGGCGGCGGCCCGTTCGTGCTGCGCACCAATATGGACGCGGGCCACGGGGGCGCGGCCGGCCGTTTTGATCGGCTTGACGAGATTGCCCTCGTCTACGCGTTCGCTCTCGGCGTCGTCCAGGGAACGTTGCCTTCGGCCTCCGTCTCCTGACGCTCATCATTCGGGGGGGCGCCGGCGTCGGCGCCTTCATCGCCCTCCTCGCTCGCCGCCACATAGGCCTTGAGTTCATCGAGCGAGCGGAAGCGATAGGTGCCACGGCTCGTCTCGGCCTCGATGGAGCCATCAGAGAACATGACGTAGAGATTGCCGCCGGCGCTGTAGGTTCCCACCACCGTCGGAACAGGATCGGGGATGAATTCCGATGACGCCGGCTCGTCCTCGACCGTCAATTCCTCGGCAACCGCAGCTTCACCTTCCGATACCTCCGTCTGGCCGAGCTGCTGCGATGAAGCCTCGTGATCGAATGGAGCTTCGCCCTGCGGGAGGGAGGTATTGTCCTCTTCACGCCGCCAGCCACCGCCGCTGAAGAATTCGTCGTCCTCGACCGCCACGGCTGCCGAGCGAACAGACTCGCGTTCCTCATCCGCAAGCGGAGCGCCGGTATCTGGAGGAAGCCTGTCATCGTCGATCGCCGAGGGACGATCCACATGCACATAGGCCCGCTCCTCGTTGACAGGAGTCATTCCGCGCCACGGTGCTTCGCGCGTGCCGACGTCTTCTTCCTCGCGAGACTTGTCTTCGGCAGCCTGGGGCGCCGCATTCTCGGACACGGGATCTGGCATATCGAGACGGGGTTCCTCGCCGGCAAAGGACCGGTTCGGCGTCACCGCGAGCGCCGCGGCGGCTATCCTGGCCGCACGTTCAGCATCCGTTTCCGAGCTGGCGGGCGCTTCGCTGCGCCTGCGGAACAGGGACCAACGCGCCTTACGCTCGGCGGCCGTCTGCTCTGCCGTCTTCTCCACGGGCACCGTGCCGGGCAACCCCATGTCGGGCGCCGGCGGGGCATCGCGCGAGACAGCGAAATCTGGGAAAGGCGGCCGTTCCGGCGCGGCGGGGACGGATCCTTCGGGATTGGCGACTTCGGGATCGGCAACTTCGGCGGCGCGGTCATCAAGGCCCGCCGCGTCCGCTTCGACGCCGGATGAAGCGGCCTCCGGCAACGGTTCAGCGGGCGTGGGCTCAGGCACAGGCGCCTGTTCAGCAGCAGGTGCCTCCTGCGGTGCCGCGCGGCCAAAACGCGACGGCGAGAACCATGAGGGAAGCGATGGCCGCACAGGCTCTGGCGCGCTCGCGGCCGGTTCGGGCTCAACCACGCTCGGCTTGTCCGCCGTGAGATCCCGCAGGAAGGCATCCGGATCGACAGCCGGCTCGCGCCCGCCAATGTCCTCATGCGAGGGCGCTATCTCATGAGTTGGCTCGGGAGCCGCCCCGGACTTCTCCTCCGCAGAGAGCCCACGTTCCGCGTTGGCGGAATCAGTCTTTCCGGCGGCGGCCGGCGCGAAATCAAAGCTCGCGGCGAAGGCTTCCTCGACCGAGGCCAGCGCCCGGTCCAGTCCCGCACGATCAGCGCCGGCAACTGTGGAGCCTTGCACCTCGGCAAGGGGAACAGCCTCTTCAGCGACGACGTCGGCCACGGCATCGGAGGAGCCGTCAGCTTTTCGGGTCGCGGCGGCGACGACAACCGGGGCCGCTGTCGCCAGCGCAGCGGTGGCAGCCGCACCGGCAATCGAGCCGCGGACGGCGGCGGGCACGGTGTCGGAAACCGGTGCCGCGGACACGGGTTCGGGGTAAGACCGCACGGGAGGCGGCAGATCACGGCGCTCCTCGCGCCCTACGGCAGCGGACGCTTGCCGGGAATCGTCATGCCGGGAGTCGTCCTGAAAGGCCTCAGTGCGGGGTTCATTAACACTTTGGTAACCGGCGGCGTGCTCTTCATGGGAAGCGCCGTCGACGCGGCGGGCGTGATGCTCCGCTTCCTCCCACTCCTCAGGCTGATCGTAAGTCGCCAGGTGCATGGGAAGCCTGCGGATCTCGCGGATGAGAAGCGCGATTCCTATGAGGAGCGCACCGCCGGTGGCCACGACGCTGCCGGCGATGACCATCGACCAGCCGCGCTCGAGAACGATGAATCCCATCCCGGTCGTCACCGCGGTGACGCCGCCGGCCACCATCAAGCAGCCTACCAGCAAGCAAATCACGACCATCGGCTGACGACTTTCCTTATCTGACACACACAAGTGCCCGTTAGATTAGAGTTTTTGGCTCGCGCTGCCAACTCCTGCCATTCAATCAGGCAACGCTTGCCGCCGGGCCCGTGGGATCATAATTAAGAAATGGTCGGGTCATCCTCAAAGAATCTGTGGATGATTTCACCGATCAAGCTGGGAAATGCCAAAATCTGGCGGGGCGAACAAAGCCTGATGGTTTTGCTGATCATCCGCGGAACAATTGGCGCATGCCGAACCGTTTGGGATAGACATGCAATCCCGGTGGACACAGGAACTCAAGTCGAGCATCCAGCCAGGGGATGCCAAGGAGCCCAAGATGTCTTTTTCCCTTCCAGATCTGCCCTATGCCTATGACGCGCTCCAGCCCTACATGTCGAAGGAGACGCTTGAGTATCACCACGACAAGCACCACAAGGCCTATGTCGACAATGGCAACAATCTCCTGAAGGGCAGCGAGTTCGAGGGCAAATCCCTCGAGGAGATCGTCAAAGGCTCTTATGGCAAGAATGCCGGCCTCTTCAACAATGCTGGCCAGCACTACAATCATCTCCACTTCTGGAAGTGGATGAAGCCGAATGGCGGCGGCAAGCTTCCGGGCGAGCTTGAAAAGAAGCTTGTGGAAGACTTCGGCTCCGTCGAAAAGGCGAAGGAAGATTTCATCCAGGGCGGCGTCACCCAGTTCGGTTCCGGCTGGTCCTGGCTTGCCGTGAAGGACGGCAAGATCGTCGTCATGAAGACGCCGAACGGCGAGAGCCCGCTCGTTCACGGCGCCACGCCGATCCTCGGCGTGGATGTGTGGGAGCACTCCTACTACATCGACTACCGCAATCGCCGTCCCGACTACCTCAAGGCCTTCGTGGAAAATCTGGTCAACTGGGAATATGTGGCCGAGCTTTACGCCGCCGCCCGCTGAACCAGTCGAGATCGTGCAGAATGGGGCCTCACGGCCCCATTTTCTTTTGAGGGCCGTCTTCAGACCAAGAGTTGAGGACGACCCGTTTCATCAGGTGAGACAATTCGCTGCCTCGGCCGGACCTTCACACCTGCCACGCGCCCGTGCTCACGCCCTGCAGCCTGAGTGCGCTCCCCGGCATCAGGGCAAGACCCGCCGCCGCGCATATTTCCGCGAATCGTGGGGATCGCAGGAAAGCGAATTCCATCGGCCGGCTGTCAACGACGGGATCAAGGGCCCTGAGTTCCGCGTCCGCCTCGCTGGGGCGAGGCATCCCTCCCGGGTGGCACATCACGAGATGGCGTGGCCCGGGCGCGACGAGAAACGAGGCAAATTCAGTCCCGAAATCTCCTGTGGATCGAAAGGCGCTGACGCCTGCAAAACCATGGTTGGTGGCGAAACCCGCAGCGATCGCTGCCTCCCGCCAGCCTTTCGCCAGCGTCGCGATCACCACCGCCTTCGCCATCGGACCGCGTCGCGAGAGAATCGCCGCAATTTTTTCAGACGGATCGCGCAGCCACAGGCGGCCCGCGAGCCCCCGGCTGCGGAGACAGGCGAGCAAGGCACCACGAATGCCCGGCAAAACGTGCACATGCTGATGGCCATCCACATAGTCCGGTTCGCGCCCGAACGCCTCCGTGAACAGGTCAAGCTGCGCCCCGATCTCGGCCGTGAGTTCATTCCTGGCAGCCCTGTCCCGCAAACGGCCCGTCAGGCTTTGCGTGGCGAGACCGCCGAAAGCCGGCAGACGTCCGTCGGGCGCCAGCGTAGCCATCGCCGTCGCCGGCCGTCCAAGCGTCAGGTTGAGATGCAGGCCGATCGCGAGTTCGGCCTCGCGCTCCCTCAGGGCCGGCGCGAACTCGCGCCAGCGTGGCATCGTCGTCATGACGCTGGTCGCGGATAATCGCCCCTGAGCGGCAAGACTGAGGATGGCTTGGCTGACCCCCTCGGTCATCGCGAAATCATCGGCACAGAGGGCAAAAGCCGGACGCGCGCCGGAACGTGGCGGCCATCCCTCACCAAAGGCGTCTACGCGCACGCTTCAATCTCCCACGGGGCCTTGTCGCACCCCACGATCGCGCTCACTGTACGGCGGCTGCGCCGCATGCCACGCGAAATGTGATCCCACTTGAAGTCCGGGTGCAAAGGTTGTCTTGATGGCGGCCCAATTCAGCGCTTGCCTCATGCAACTGGGGGCGCGAACGGGCGGTCAAGGGATAGGCGTATCGCATGGAACTCTCGGTCGTTGTGCCAGTCTACAATGAGGCCGATAACATCGCACCTCTTCTCGCGCGCCTCATCCCCGTGCTCGAAGGTCTCGGCCTGAGTACATCGGGAGACTTGGGCTCAGCAGCCTCGGGCTCGGGAGATCTGAGCTCAGGAGACTTGGGCAAGGCGAGCTGGGAAATCATCTTCGTCAACGATGGCAGCCGGGATGGGACCCTCGCCCGGATCCGCGAGGCCCATGAGAAGGAGCCACGCGTCGGTCTCGTTGCCTTCAGCCGCAACTTCGGCAAGGAGGTGGCCATCGCCGCCGGCCTCGACTACGCGAGGGGACGGGGTGTGGTTATCATGGACGCCGATCTCCAGCATCCACCCGAGACCATCGCCGAATTCGTCGCCAAATGGCGCGAGGGCTTCGTGATGGTCTATGGCCAGCGGACGGACCGCGTCAACGAAACGCCGATCAAGCGTGGCTTCGCGCGGCTGTTCTATCGTCTGTTCCGCGCCTTCGGGGAGATGCCGCTGCCAGAGGGCGCCGGCGACTTCCGCCTTATTGACCGCCGGGCCGTGGACGCGCTGCGCGCCATGGGTGAAAGGGCGCGCTTTTCCAAGGGGCTCTATGCCTGGGTCGGCTTTTCCTCGGTCGGCGTGCCCTTCGTGGTGGCGGATCGCGCACACGGCGTCACGAAATGGAGCTTCCGCAAACTCTTCCGTTTTGCCTTCGACGGCATCACCTCCTTCTCGACCATCCCGCTAAAGATCTGGACCTATGCGGGCCTCGGGATCTCGCTCGCCTCCATCGCGACAGCCCTCTACTTTCTCATCCGCACCCTCCTCCTCGGCTCGGACCTGCCCGGCTATCCCTCGCTGATCGTGTCGGTGATGTTCTTCTCAGGCATCCAGCTCATGTCGCTCGGCATGATCGGGGAATATGTCGGGCGCATCTTCGCGGAGGTGAAGCGCCGTCCGCTCTATATCGTCGCGGAAAGCCTTGTTCCTGCCGGAGCGCAGGCGCAAGCACAGGCGCTGGTGCCGGCTCGCGCGCAAGCCCCCCTGTCGCCCACCACGGCCGCGGCGCCCGCGAATATCTGATGCTCAGAAAACTCCTGTCCGTCAGCGGCTTCACACTCCTTTCACGCGTCACGGGCCTGATCCGCGACCTCATGGCCGCCGCCATCATGGGCGCCGGCATGCTTGCGGACGCCTTCTTCGTCGCGCTTCGCCTACCCAACCACTTCCGCGCCATTTTCGGTGAGGGCGCCTTCAACCAGGCGTTCATTCCCTCGATCTCGCGCCTGCGCGAGGCCCGCGGCGATGGTGCCGCCCAGCATTTCGCGAGCAGCGTCTGGACATTGATGATCATCGTCCAGCTGCCGCTGATGGTCATCGCCCTCGCCGGCATGCCCTGGCTTGTGGCGCTGCTCGCGCCGGGTTTCTCCGACCAGCCGGAGAAATACGCGCTGGCCATCGCGCTGACGCGAATCACGTTCCCCTATCTGTTCTTCATCACGCTGGTGACGCTGGTCAGCGGCATCTTGAATTCCGTCGACCGCTTCGCGGCGGCGGCGGCCTCGCCCATTCTGCTGAATGCGGCGATGGTGGTGGCGCTCGCCTTCGCCGCCTACTTCCCCACGGCCGGCCACGCCGCCGCCTGGGGTGTCAGCGTCGCGGGCCTGCTGCAGCTTCTCATGGTGCTGGCCGACGCCCGCATCGCGGGCGTGGCGCCACGGCTGGTGCGGCCCCGCCTCGACGCGGACATGAAGGTGTTCCTGAAGGCGCTCCTACCCGCCGTGATCGGCTCGGCCGGCATCCAGATCGCGGTGTTCGCCGACACCATCATCGCGTCGCAGCTGCCGACCGGCGCTGTCGCCTCGATCTACTATGCCGACCGGCTCTACCAGTTGCCCGTCGGCGTCATCGCCATCGCGGCCGGAACCGTGCTCCTGCCGGAAATGAGCCGGCGTCTGTCGGTGAACGACAGCGAAAACGCTCACCGCGCACAGAACCGCGCCTTCATCTTCTCGCTCGCCCTGTCCGCGCCATGTCTCGTGGCATTCTTCCTGCTGCCGACCACGATCATGTCGGCGGTCTTCGGGCGCGGTGCCTTTACAGCGGCGGATGCCGAAGCCGCCGGCGCCGTCCTGTCTGCCTATGCCATCGGCCTGCCGGCGATCGTGCTGATATCGAGCGTGGTCGCGAGCTTCCGGTCGCGTCTCGACACCGCGACTCCGGCGATCGTCTCGCTGTCGGTGATCGCGGTCAACGTCACGCTCAAGATCATCTTCGCGCAGCGCCTCGGCGCGGCGGGGCTGGCGCTGGCCACCGCCATCGCGGCCTGGGCCAATGTGCTCATCCTCTACGGCATCGCGCTCCATCGCGGCTGGACGGCGCCGAACAGCGAACTCATGCGCGCCGTCCTCGCCACCGCGCTCTCCTGCTTTGCGCTCGCGGGCGCGACGCTCGCCACCCATCACATCGCCAGTCCCTGGAGCGCGGGACTGCCGCGCTTCAACGACGAAGTCCTTCTCGCCGTTGATGCGCTCATCGGCGGCATCGTCTATGCGGCGGCGATCCTCGTGGCCTTCAAGGGCCTGAGGCTATCGCTGCGCCGTATTTGATGCGCCACGCCCGGGGATGGCATAGTCATACGCAAAGCGGTGCGTCTCGAGCGGCCGTCCGGCGATTTCCTGGACGAGCTTGCGCTTCGCGGCGAGGGCAAACGGGGTCTGGCTGTCAGCAATCTCGACGAAAGAGCCAGGACCGCCGATGACGGCCTCCCCATAGTAGGTCTCCAGCGCCATGCCGCCCGGTCCACCCGGGCGCCCGCCCGGCCGGCGGATAGCCAGCGCATTGATGGTGAAGCCCTTGGCCAGGGCGTCGCCACGGGCGGCGGCCAGCGGCCGCCCGCCTATGTTGGGTCCATCGCCGGATACGTCGATGATCTTGCGAATACCCTCATAGGCGTTGGTCTCGACCATGTTCACCGCGTAGTCGATGGCATTCGAGATGGAATTGTAGCCATAGGCGCCGCGCGGGCGGGTCCTGAGCTTCTCGGCGAAATCCGCGGCGCTCGCCGCGTCCTTGATCACCTGCCAGTCGACCACCGTCACCTGCGAATCCGGACCTCCCCATTCGACATAGGCGACGACGATCTTCCCCGTCAGACCGTCGCGGATGCCATTCAACACCTCGGGGCTGGTCAGGGCGGAGCCCCAGCCCTCGCGCTGGAGGCGCAACTCGTCACTATCGATCGAGCCCGAACCATCAGCCGCCAGCACCAGTTCGAGGTCGACCTCCTCGGCGGCAAGCGCGCTCGTGGACTGGGCCCCCATGGACAGGGCGAGAGACGTCATCGTCAGCACGGCAGCAAAAGCGGCAGAGGTTTTCGACATAACTTCACCCCGATCGTTGCGATGCAACAAAGGTTAAGTCAGCCCTGCCGCGCGGTCGTCTCACGTCCGCGTTATGAGAAAGGAGCAGATCGACATTCAGGAATGGCCCAAGAGATTCCACCGTCATCACCGGGCTTGTCCCGAGATCGGATTTATCTGATCTCGGCTAGTAGCCTGGAACTCGGTAACAGCCGAGTTCCAGTGATCCCGATAGGAAAGGCGTCTCGTCAATCGGGACGGCCGGGACAAGCCCACGGCTGTCCGGTTCGTTTTGTCATAGGGCGAGTGCGAGTTGTCTTGTGTCGGAGCGTGGGATTTCGGGCGGCTTTGCGAGATGACGGAGGTCTCGCCTGTGCATGATGTTGGCGCGCACGAGCCTTGCGAAGGCGAGCGGGCTCTGTGTGATCTTGACGGCGTCGTTCGCGAGCCTGAGCAGGAGATAGGCGATCAGGGCGACCGCGATCTGGATGCGGACGGCGTTTTCGGATCGGCCGATGAAGTGCTTGATCTTGAGGGTCTGCTTGACCCATCGGAAGAACATCTCGATGGCCCAGCGTCGCTTGTAGAGATCGGCGATGTCCTGCGCGGGAGTCTTGATATCGTTGGAGACGACGCGGATGGTCTTGCCGCCGTCGAGGACGACGCCGATCTCGCGCACGCGTTTGTGGAACGGGTTTTTCCGCGAGGCGGCCTGACGGGCCGGCAGAAGACCGACGCGGTCGTAAGCCAGGCTCGATCCAGCGGGCAAGGCGAGGTCCTCGACCTCGGACAAGGGCGTGTTGGCCTTGAGCCTGGTGACGATCCGGCAGCCGGCCTCGTCGAGGCGCGCCCACCAGGCGAAGTCGTAGTAGCCGAGGTCGAAGACGTAAGTCGCGCCGGGCTCGACGGGCATGGCGCGGGCCGCGACGATGTCGTTCACCCGCGCCGGCGTGACGGCGAGGTAAAGGGGCGCCTCGGCGTCGGGATCGTAGACGACATGCGCCTTGGCGCCGCGGACATCTTTCGAGAAGCGGGCCCAGTCGCTGGCGATGCCGGCCAGCCTGATGCCGGTCGAATCGATCAGCCTGACCGCTCCTTGCGTCGCGCGGCGCAAGCCGCGCCCGGCACCGCCCGCCATGGCCGAAAAGAGCTGGCCGAAGACCTCGTGGGGCCGGCCGGCATTGGCGTCGGCCAAGGTCGAGCGCGAGATCTCGTCCCCGCCCAAATGGTAGAGCCGGGCCCCGTGGCTCGCCATCGCCGTCTCGATCTCGCGCAGGGAGGCGGCGCCGGCGAACTGGCCGTAAAGCAGAGCCACGAACTGTCCCTTCGTCGTCAGCCGCCGCACGCCCCGGTCGGCGCGGTGCTCATCCACCAGTTTCTCGAAAAGCGACCATGGAACCTGCTTCAGCAGGGCGTGAAAGACGCTATTCTGATGCCGCATGGCGTTGCTTCCGCTCGTGTCCAAAACACCGGCAAGTGCTTGGAAACAAGTAGAATCAATGCCATGCGCCACGTCCACAAAATTCAACCGGACAGCCGTGGCTCAAGCCCGGCCATGACAGCTAAGAGCGCTTAAAGTCCATTGACTTTGACGCGAAGCCCCGGAATGACACGAGCCCGTCCGACAGAGCCATGGCACCAACCGCCCGCCCAGTCTAACGCTTCAGGATGCCGCCGAGCATCCCACGGACGATAGCGCGGCCGACCGAACTGCCGGCCGAGCCGCCGACCGACTTGCCGATCTGCGCGGCAACGTTACCCGCGACATTGTTGATGACGGTACGCGTGACGCTCCGTGCCACGGTCTGCGTGGTGGTCAGGCGCGTACCGCGCTTCACATTGGTTCCAAGGATCGATCCGAGCATGCCGGAGATGGTGTCGAGCACGCCGCCTTCAGACTGGCCACCAGCAGGGGCGGCATTATCGGCGGTGCGTTGGGTCAGGACCTCATAGGCGGATTCCCGGTCGATCTCCTCGTCGTATTTCCCGCGCATGGGGCTCGCGGCGATGATCGCCTTTCGCTCCTCGGGCGTGCACGGTCCGACGCGGCCAGACGGTGGCGCGATCAAGGTCCTCTCGACAACCGAGGGCGCGCCCTTGGCGTCGAGCGTCGAGACCAGCGCCTCGCCAACCGACAGTTCGAGGATGGCCTTGG encodes:
- a CDS encoding S9 family peptidase; this encodes MKHSQPPTAPPVAPTTPHETVVHGVTLRDDYAWLKADNWREVLADPSALPGHIRAHLEAENAFAETILAPTAAQRKTLVAEMRGRIREDDASVPARDGPFYYYTRYREGGQHPLICRAAASAMESDPTFGVPLADDADILLDGDALAAGKAFFDLAEAVRSPDHNRMAWCADDTGAEFNVIRVRDILSGRDLDDRIEQAADDIVWAADGAAFYYVRLDDNHRPCEVLLHRLGTPAEDDALIFRSNDPAWFVNLSQTQSQRFAVISVSDHETSEAYLLDLHEEAPSPRLVAAREDGLRYEVEHHGGVLFILTNADGAEDFKIVTAPLATPERAQWRDAVPHRPGIYVLAQLVLQRHLVRLERENALPRIVIRTLATGEEHAISIPEEAYRLSLGEVLEFDTDQLRFVYSSMTTPNETYDYDMASHERVLRKRQIIPSGHDPAAYVTRRLLAPAPDGELVPVSILHRRDLKLDGNAPCLLYGYGAYGHALSAGFSANNLSLVDRGFVYAIAHVRGGSEKGWHWYLEGKRDKKPNTFSDFIVVARHLITTGYTASGRIAAHGGSAGGMLMGAIANDAPDLFAAILAEVPFVDVLNTMLDGDLPLTPPEWPEWGNPITDQAAFTRIQAYSPYDQVKAQRYPAILALGGLSDPRVTYWEPAKWIAKVRAKATGGGPFVLRTNMDAGHGGAAGRFDRLDEIALVYAFALGVVQGTLPSASVS
- a CDS encoding superoxide dismutase, which translates into the protein MSFSLPDLPYAYDALQPYMSKETLEYHHDKHHKAYVDNGNNLLKGSEFEGKSLEEIVKGSYGKNAGLFNNAGQHYNHLHFWKWMKPNGGGKLPGELEKKLVEDFGSVEKAKEDFIQGGVTQFGSGWSWLAVKDGKIVVMKTPNGESPLVHGATPILGVDVWEHSYYIDYRNRRPDYLKAFVENLVNWEYVAELYAAAR
- a CDS encoding ChbG/HpnK family deacetylase; the encoded protein is MRVDAFGEGWPPRSGARPAFALCADDFAMTEGVSQAILSLAAQGRLSATSVMTTMPRWREFAPALREREAELAIGLHLNLTLGRPATAMATLAPDGRLPAFGGLATQSLTGRLRDRAARNELTAEIGAQLDLFTEAFGREPDYVDGHQHVHVLPGIRGALLACLRSRGLAGRLWLRDPSEKIAAILSRRGPMAKAVVIATLAKGWREAAIAAGFATNHGFAGVSAFRSTGDFGTEFASFLVAPGPRHLVMCHPGGMPRPSEADAELRALDPVVDSRPMEFAFLRSPRFAEICAAAGLALMPGSALRLQGVSTGAWQV
- a CDS encoding glycosyltransferase family 2 protein, which encodes MELSVVVPVYNEADNIAPLLARLIPVLEGLGLSTSGDLGSAASGSGDLSSGDLGKASWEIIFVNDGSRDGTLARIREAHEKEPRVGLVAFSRNFGKEVAIAAGLDYARGRGVVIMDADLQHPPETIAEFVAKWREGFVMVYGQRTDRVNETPIKRGFARLFYRLFRAFGEMPLPEGAGDFRLIDRRAVDALRAMGERARFSKGLYAWVGFSSVGVPFVVADRAHGVTKWSFRKLFRFAFDGITSFSTIPLKIWTYAGLGISLASIATALYFLIRTLLLGSDLPGYPSLIVSVMFFSGIQLMSLGMIGEYVGRIFAEVKRRPLYIVAESLVPAGAQAQAQALVPARAQAPLSPTTAAAPANI
- the murJ gene encoding murein biosynthesis integral membrane protein MurJ, with the translated sequence MLRKLLSVSGFTLLSRVTGLIRDLMAAAIMGAGMLADAFFVALRLPNHFRAIFGEGAFNQAFIPSISRLREARGDGAAQHFASSVWTLMIIVQLPLMVIALAGMPWLVALLAPGFSDQPEKYALAIALTRITFPYLFFITLVTLVSGILNSVDRFAAAAASPILLNAAMVVALAFAAYFPTAGHAAAWGVSVAGLLQLLMVLADARIAGVAPRLVRPRLDADMKVFLKALLPAVIGSAGIQIAVFADTIIASQLPTGAVASIYYADRLYQLPVGVIAIAAGTVLLPEMSRRLSVNDSENAHRAQNRAFIFSLALSAPCLVAFFLLPTTIMSAVFGRGAFTAADAEAAGAVLSAYAIGLPAIVLISSVVASFRSRLDTATPAIVSLSVIAVNVTLKIIFAQRLGAAGLALATAIAAWANVLILYGIALHRGWTAPNSELMRAVLATALSCFALAGATLATHHIASPWSAGLPRFNDEVLLAVDALIGGIVYAAAILVAFKGLRLSLRRI
- a CDS encoding DUF1194 domain-containing protein — translated: MSKTSAAFAAVLTMTSLALSMGAQSTSALAAEEVDLELVLAADGSGSIDSDELRLQREGWGSALTSPEVLNGIRDGLTGKIVVAYVEWGGPDSQVTVVDWQVIKDAASAADFAEKLRTRPRGAYGYNSISNAIDYAVNMVETNAYEGIRKIIDVSGDGPNIGGRPLAAARGDALAKGFTINALAIRRPGGRPGGPGGMALETYYGEAVIGGPGSFVEIADSQTPFALAAKRKLVQEIAGRPLETHRFAYDYAIPGRGASNTAQR
- a CDS encoding IS4 family transposase — translated: MRHQNSVFHALLKQVPWSLFEKLVDEHRADRGVRRLTTKGQFVALLYGQFAGAASLREIETAMASHGARLYHLGGDEISRSTLADANAGRPHEVFGQLFSAMAGGAGRGLRRATQGAVRLIDSTGIRLAGIASDWARFSKDVRGAKAHVVYDPDAEAPLYLAVTPARVNDIVAARAMPVEPGATYVFDLGYYDFAWWARLDEAGCRIVTRLKANTPLSEVEDLALPAGSSLAYDRVGLLPARQAASRKNPFHKRVREIGVVLDGGKTIRVVSNDIKTPAQDIADLYKRRWAIEMFFRWVKQTLKIKHFIGRSENAVRIQIAVALIAYLLLRLANDAVKITQSPLAFARLVRANIMHRRDLRHLAKPPEIPRSDTRQLALAL